The DNA sequence tatatcttgtatagttttcgcggcatcagCTCTAGGTctgtaatatttaaaatattatttttgtcttacgtgttcccatcaggagaaaaccgactaaatcaacattgagtaaacattctagacatgcgggagcatgttaagcctagttccagagaggagactgcaccgtgcgtatatttagacgaaccacttggagccacttttgactcctcatcactcaaaaactactgtgcattaacacttcaaatttggctcatgtgttgagacttgcaagataaacatcagcttcaaatttcataattaaacctcaaacggttctttaggtattgacatacatgtctgacctatagaccaaattctaaccacttccagattaccttgaaggttcaaatttggcatccagataggtagttgtgtaaatacaaaggaacaaataaaaaaccagtaaattttaacatttcacaggtgatagatagattataGTGTTCTAAATCTCGATTTTTTCATGCCAACGTCGCTGATGAAACGATCTGGATCAAAGACTTTCTCTAATAATATGTGAAATTAaggaaattttaattacttgtGCAAAAGGTGTGCTTATTTTACAAAGATCATGTTCACAACACAGAATATTAGTAGAGGTTGTTCAAATGACCGACTGCAGttcctgaccaggaacataactgtacccccagtgaaaacggatctaactcgacttagatcaaaattgactttataacataatgtgaatctctgaaaaattagctatttttgtatctaatcggtatgtttctacgacgtatagaaaagaaaataatgttgtgccaaatgatacaagtaaggctttgtgaaccaattttgagttttctttcgtgtatattgatacatgtctacttttaacaaagtgtaccggaggcttctttcaattttttattgtgtcaagaggtatgactcgtgttactactttttacacgattgaagttgttcagattgaatttgtgattaacaatataagatgactcatattaatatacacaaaaaaaaactatgtattgttggttggtgaaaaagaatgtaacttaatttatatcacaaaaagtaaagaacaaaaggttattttttttgtgtataatgattcaattagactaataccattaaccacaaaagtttcgtacatgtgtaaaatgttataagttacttagatcagaaacatttgaaaatcgcaactaataatttggttaattatttggtgtaaaatgatataacttaacccaaacgtcagattaaaggaaaaaataatgtcgtagtttataaatcaaagaactttagttaatagttttaataaataatggtgaacatctactagtaaaacatataattgaattcaaagtgcctaatgttgtcaataaaagtacttaataagtgcattatagaatttacaagagctccaactaccagaactctttataaacaaaactcatcacctttgacaacgaattgaactgggcgagtcatgtcgagaacaaaataaaaatggcattccatcagtgcaagagactcattggtagtagatgaggtctcaacccaaagataacactttggctgtacacgtcggttatatggccctcttacacatattattatggatcacttgtATGGTGGCATagaacacaactatccacagcaagatcaaaactctAAAGCCTGCAACGCatagtaagcatagcggccactagttgtatgagaaccactccatcgacatcacttgagtaccttctgaatcttagatctttagacctcttaattcaggaggaagcgcaagcagccgctttAAGACTTAAAGGTCAAGGACATAATAAGAAgtaaaacaaggagacaggacaatccacgatcctgcacaaaaccctaataaaagaaatacctctcaccgaggcacccatcgacagaattccctgtgttcaaATCTTCGACTGAAGattataatatccagcttacagcggaaacgcaagattgctctggaatcaatgaactTAGGATATACACTAAtggctccaaaacccaaaaaggtacaggagctggtgtcttctcgaattacctaaatatactaagaatatctacaacactagataaacacaatacaatttggcatgtatttaaatgatctttttaaattagcaaaaacggcaaataaaaaaatctaaatggtcatctattttaatgattgatcctctttctttgagacataaaataaatgaaatcgatcgatattttaatctcttttgaactacgcaaaaaattattgagatgtaaaaattatatttgatcgttacttgttggtccacaaaaataaaagaaatgagcaccaaatattcaatattgtgatacttttttaaataattcgatttgtataaattattttttgtctatatcaaataatcttcaaaataattattttatggtacttatttttattaagttgtaatcaaaggatggaaactatttaaatttaaaggcacttgatgttcaaagatttattttttattaaaaaagcatacttaacacgttcacactgcgttatcgggtcgaattgaccttaggtgctggatgcgttgctgcgggatggatatattcggtcttttcagtagtacgaaagatacatattgttttgcaattgtttcgtcaaacacagtaaatatttggaaaaaagaacttatcaggtccttacgacccgatgtcgcactaaaagtaaacaaatatcgtttagtgcttttatcgtgtctaatcgacccgttaacagatgactttatggtcactgatcacggtcgagatcggtatactaagagaaaatcaaccttgcgatttgaaaaaaataaagaggtaaaaattatgatgtcgggttcagggatgacagaagtaagaaattattttacatagcgcctctagtcccaaactaagcaaagcttgtaatttaaacaaacatggcaatgtaccattctgcttgctcattggccgctaagcccttggccaactcagtaaccaatgacggacgattgtcactcaaccacaaagtaccgcgtaaattaaaagaaagaaagaaagaaagaaagaaagatacatttattacaacggacatcacacaaatacaggcaattacatagacatgacagtggcacataataataaaagaagaaaaaataaaaataagagcaaactgagcagtgccacccatccaccaacaagatgcccactgcaacgggaccccactcagcatatgccgtggcccacggtgacgaaggccacggcgctggttttcagtgtgccccagataaaagatattttttaattaaaaatattaaccaataatatttttagttagatcaaatatattttaaagttaagttatacatagatcgaaatgtatttattaggtgatcaatattaaaaggcaaacttgatataaaaatcatcaaattaacaaaattaaagatcaataactaaaaaagaggatcaaatattatttttgtttaccaaatattaaaagcttatgttaaacataaatattatgttaccttaaatgaagatcattcataatttatccgtagatcaactaatatagacccaataattcatataaagataaaatataataaaatacatcatttatttttaaaagtgcacatacaaaaaagatcaattagtttttagaggatcaaataatattgtcccatacaattttccaaacagaatgcaatcagagcagcacaggcgattgcaaccatagacatccgaggtctgaatataaaaataatctcagatagtgcaagcaatacaaagcaacttaatatactacattataatacttatattggaatgccatgacgcgctcctaagtcattgcagacgcaaatggcgttaccctgcactcctgaagtagatcaaagggcacagtaactccttgggcaacgacgcagcagatgaactggccagaaagggatcgtacacgacgatatttggtccggaacaattacctataatgccgataccataagcacagatcaagacctggctgcgctccaaaatagaaaaataacaccacacagaatggaaagattgtaaaagatgcaggcaaacaaaagatgcagttgtggatatatcgaaaaagttctcccgcagcctcataagactaaacagggacaacatccacaaggtcctaagtgtaataacaggtatgttaaacaaacacctacacaatatagctgttacagacagcctactgtgtagaatatgcatggaggcagaagaaaaaccgcagcacgtgcacaagtagtgcacaagcgtagcagatcaacaggctcaaattctccaatcaccagggtcgctgcagaaggcctgtagcgacctagataggctgctgctactTGGGGGGATCTGAAGCGAttggaataggaagataaattacaaatagcacacaatggtctaatcaagaggctaagtgcaatattcgattgccctgagaAACTATCTACGaaagtccttatgaatggatactatgtataaagtaaataattatgtaaatggcatatgttgctggactttatctgcttagctcgcaagtataacatctgttaattcatgtctctattgatttaagaagattcccgcccTAGGCAGTtcgtttttttcaagttatttatgatttaagaagagtctgacaagggtggctaaatttcttgcgctgcttcttctcagcactggtccatttatgtcccaaaattattgtagggttcaagtaatactaggactTGTTAAAGGGCTGTTTAAAAGCCTCTTTCTTGAAAACAAAAgcattttatgaatttacttttatattatccttctgtagccaaaaggcaatcaatataccttgacatcaccatctctggtccagggtttgattcctaaaagggtaattgtagaaaacaaacttttctctgtctcctgtctaattagttcATGTGAAACCATTATTTCTGGTCTTTACTACACAATTGCTTTAGCTATACTTACTTTataataggagataatgtatgtgatttaggccgatatcattcatggtatatggtgtaataatgaataaaatagtagtttcagatcagaataaacatttaaggagtaaataattagaattcagtctcaaattctagccttattcctttacagtcgccactcatatcactttacacataattattaggatacttagatcgctattatgttagttagatcagtttacacattttttttctctccacaaaattggtgtatattaatataagtaacaatttttggaagaattaccctaaataacctgaaataatgattcctcatagtgtaattacttatgtttgttttacaactttttctaaaattgaagaaacaaaaaattatcaacagaaatggtggaaaatgtatcactttacacttgttagcgtgtggttaattcagtgtggtgtaaaatgatttatatctcattacatcactttacacgaatgtaaagttgtcgtgcatggtgatataactaggtttttatttaattacgaaaaaaccacaagctatatttcccaaactggcacactgcctaattatatctaacattacctttcacctaaaaaatatttcaccaagttatctctaatagcgacgaagcaggattttttttaacttcaaatgcgatttcccaaaaatcaccattttcgacttaactcccttttcactgggggtacagataaaaatcctggcatagaggcgcgtcaattgcatttgatagtgcaacactgagtacagtcgtacctgtgttaaattaataggctaactttatgtatcagggttcaggattacgggctaatttgatattttcataaattaacgaaaaatgattatattataggtaacctggtttaaataaattaaatgaaaccatcaatcgagctagtaggatttattttattattcatcaataatcaaattcagaactacaatgtttgctcatgaacgcttcaaactctgtactctttcccaattccataaaattcaacacttacaaagtgacaaaaaactttaaaataggtagttgaaacaaaccacagctaattttcatagtggctgtactatacgataaatgtgtcagtcaatttgacaacctttgtcggaaacattattcaatgaaaatattgtccgaacccttagtatttctcttcgacaaagaccttaacacattgtgaaccacttttctttcacggctataaaaagtttttagcaatttaattcacaaaatcaattgcacacatttaaaataaagtttgtttacactttgacagcaatagacagttaaattattgacatgcaaggtgacatgtcaatgcagtttttagttactgttgccattaagagaaattagtaccattagttttccgcaacttGGCgggggtttttatgttcctggtcgggctatacataagttattaaaaaaaatgaaatattacataacattacattattatacataagTATTCGGACAtaatatacactcgacatcaaataaatcgcaccttccgcgacaagcactttcaaacgtatgcatccctcccaccaatattggcaccatttaaaagcctagttctaaacttcatttcattaaaggaaaggtttttaccccaaaaatgtgtctttagaaggatccagagtcacttcttcaaaaaataggtagttacgcttgaggcattttttatgactataaaactgttaagttgggattaattgctatccatctgttgaAGAGGATACGTgatatcattatttggttttataaccataaaaattggtctaattgatcccagaggtgagcccaaagtgaggtctatttaatgtgtttttctttaaggatatttattgggcttttaaataacaccaatattgttggggtaccatgattgtgtcagaagaaaatctttaaagtgcgcgtcgcggaaggtgcggtttatttgatgttgagtgtagattAGACGCAATCATACTACATCTTTCAAAAATGACTAAAACTGAACTATACAGTAGGTACTATGGCACTCAATTTAAAAACTGATAATGTAGTATTAATGATCAGAACGCTTTGTGATTTCCGAAAGGTAGTAATTCATTAGAGTGTTAAGCTCCCCTATTTCCTTTTCTAGAGTGTTAAGTTGGGCGTTATGATCGTTATACAGCTCTTCCATGTCTTGTTAGCTAGCACTTTAAGTTGCGACTGTGTCTCGCTAGCGAGTTTTGTAGCACGGTTTAGTAAAAGCTGCGCTCGCTCTCTAGAATTTGATGTCTGACTTGCGCGCTCTGCAAGGGACATGTTAGTCTGTTTGAAGTCTTGTCTAAGCTGTCTTGCCTTTTGTTCGGCCATTTCAGCTCTATTAACGACATCGTTTGCCTCCTGCTTGACTTATTCTGCATCACTTTCTATTTTTAGGATATCTTTCTGTAAACCTGAAAGACGGAGTCGTAGGCCTTCAACTTCATCTTTTGTTTCATTCGTTTTCTTTTGTGCTTGCTCTGTCTCCATAGCTATTGAAACTAAATCTGCTTTGGCTGCATCAATGTCACTCTTAGCTTTGTTAATTGCATTTTCTGCAGCATCTTGTGCAGCTTGAGCTTCATCCAAAGCCTCCAAAACTTTAATAGCCATTTTTAATGTCAGATTTGCCGATTGATTCACCACAGTAGCATTCAGTTTTAACGCTTTGGCTCTTTCTAAGTCTGGCTTTGTTTCAATTATGATGTTTTATATGTTTGTTAGTTGCGATACAGTAGAGTTAATTCGATGTGATAATTCAGTAATTTCTTTGGATTCtatgctaatagataatttgaGTATATCTTGCGCTAAAGTCCTTACATCGGCCGGAGTGTTAGATGTATTCGATAAGACCTCTTTTAACTCGGAAGTAAGTTCTAAACTTTCATTGGTTATGCGTTCAGCTGATGATTTGAAATCGTTAGCTCTATTAAATAAGTCGTTTGCTCTTGAACGAACCACTATGGCATCTTGTTTTACTTGCGAAACTGATCTAAATAGGTCTTCTGCTGTTAATTCATGTTCTTTGATTCTGTGTTCAGTTTTATTGGCAAAATCTAATGCTTGTTCCGCTTTTGTAACAGCTCCTTGGTCACAAGATATTCCGCCGCATTTTCTACAACCGGCGCCTCCACAAATGTCACAGCTATCACTTTCTTGACCACACATTTTTTCGTTTAGCTTAGGCAAATGTGATTCCAGATCTGATAGTTGACTCTGAATATCATCTAGCTttttatcattttcattttgtgTATTATTAAAGTTTGTATACTGCAATTCAATTAACCTGTCTGTATTTTTGATTTGCCTATCGGTATTAGCAATTATTGTTTGTACTCCTTCTGCTTCATCTGATGCTTTGACAGCTATTTGTTTTGCTTCTCTAGTTAAGTTTAGGGCGCCGTCTAGATTGGCCTCTTGCAATTTCGTTGCATTGCTGCCAAGTTCAATGGTCTTACCTTTcaagttttgaatgttgtttcTTAGTCCATCTAATGTGACGTTGCCTAAATTGATTTTTGATGTTATGTCATTGAGATTATCATTGGCATCTTTAACTTTATGTTCTACTGACGTTAGTTGATCTTGTAAGCTACTGATATTTGATAAAAGGTCTTTAACTGTTGTTTGCCCCATTTTAGCGCTTTGAAGCATGTTTTCTACTTCCGCTAACTTCTTAgtcatttcatcaaaatctctAGTGTAAGCACCTGTAGCACCTACGACTTTTATTTTGCTGGCATTTCCGATAGCATAATCAGTTTGGATACGTAAATCATTAATAAGGCGATCCCAGTTATCGAAACATTCTCCACAGGCGTAGCAATCGGGAGCTTCTCCAAGGTAACCTCGAGCACATAAGTCACAATTGTATCCGCCAATACCAGGCTTACATATACATGATCCATTTTCTCTCATACATTGTTGTGATATAGATCCACgtaagtcacattcacattcatgaCATTCCAAATTCGGGTCACCCCAGTGATTTTCCTGACACTGATCGCATTGTCTTCCTCCATGACCAGGTTTACAATCACATTTTCCAATATAGGGATTACATTGAGGTGATAAAGATCCTATAGGATCACATTCACAAGGGTCACACCCTGTTCCCACTGCTATTCGCCAGTGATTATCTGTGCATTGATCACAATTTACACCTTTAACATTGTTGAAACATGGACAATGGACATTGACCTGTGATACCATCACAATTTCCTCTGGTAAAGTTTGTTCCAAGAACAGAGCAGTTACACTTATAACAAGCTTTTTCGACTGCATTACCGTAATATCCTTCTTGACAAACTTTACAATGGTCACCTGCTGTATTATGTGTAAGCATTGTAAACATTTACCAGTATAAGGATCACAGTTACCAGGTTTTGTAATATCAGTATTATCATTACACTCGCATTTTTCACAGGTTCTTTTAATAGGGTCTCCAAAGTAGTTATCAGCGCATACATCACAAAGAAGACCGGCATATCCTTCTTTACATCCATCTTGTCTACTTAAATATATCCTTATTTCTGTATCTTTATCCTTTTCTAAGCACACTGGCGGCGTAACCAAAACACTACGTTGATTAGCAGGCAAACTTGTTGATACTGTATCATCTTCGGGACGCACATTTGCACAAGGTGAATCATAGTCTATTGGTAACGGTCGTTTTACTaatatacactcggcatcaaataaatcgcaccttccgcgacaagcacttatcaaacgtccacttcccaccaacattggtacaatttgaaagcctagttctaaacttcatttcattaaaggaaaggtttttaccccaaaaatgtgtctttagaaggatccagagtcacttcttcaaaaaataggtagttacgcttgagccatttttatgactataaaactgttaagttgggattaattgctatccatctgttaaagaggatacgtgatatcattatttggttttataaccataaaaattggtctaattgatcccagaggtgagcccaaagtgaggtctattttcaagtcacatttatggtatatgttaatcatttatttagaaatgaaatgtgtttttctttaaggatatttattgggcttttaaataacaccaatattgttggggtaccatgattgtgtcagaagaaaatctttaaagtgcgcgtcgcggaaggtgcggtttacttgatgttgagtgtagattAGACGCAGTCATACTACATCTTTCAAAAATGACTAAAACTGAACTATACAGTAGGTACTATGGCACTCAATTTAAAAAGTGATAATGTAGTATTAACAGGATTAATAAATGTGGCCACTTCTACGTCGTGCAAGACCTGTAGTGATCAGAACGCTTTGTGATTTCCGAAAGGTAGTAATTCATTAGAGTGTTAAGCTCCCCTATTTCCTTTTCTAGAGTGTTAAGTTGGGCGTTATGATCGTTATACAGCTCTTCCATGTCTTGTTAGCTAGCACTTTAAGTTGCGACTGTGTCTCGCTAGCGAGTTTTGTAGCACGGTTTAGTAAAAGCTGCGCTCGCTCTCTAGAATTTGATGTCTGACTTGCGCGCTCTGCAAGGGACATGTTAGTCTGTTTGAAGTCTTGTCTAAGCTGTCTTGCCTTTTGTTCGGCCATTTCAGCTCTATTAACGACATCGTTTGCCTCCTGCTTGACTTATTCTGCATCACTTTCTATTTTTAGGATATCTTTCTGTAAACCTGAAAGACGGAGTCGTAGGCCTtcaactgcatcttttgtttcaTTCGCTTTCTTTTGTGCTTGCTCTGTCTCCATAGCTATTGGAACTAAATCTGCTTTGGCTGCATCAATGTCACTCTTAGCTTTGTTAATTGCATTTTCTGCAGCATTTTGTGCAGCTTGAGCTTCATCCAAAGCCTCCAAAACTTTATTAGCCATTTTTAATGTCAGATTTGCCGATTGATTCACCACAGTAGCATTCAGTTTTAACGCTTTGGCTCTTTCTAAGTCTGGCTTTGTTTCAATTATGATGTTTTCTATATTTGTTAGTTGCGATACAGTAGAGTTAATTCGATGTGATAATTCAGTAATTTCTTTGGGTTCtatgctaatagataatttgaGTATATCTTGCGCTAAAGTCCTTACATCGGCCGGAGTGTTAGATGTATTCGATAAGAGCTGTTTTAACTCGGAAGTAAGTTCTAAACTTTCATTGGTTATGCGTTCAGCTGATGATTTGAAATCGTTAGCTCTATTAAATAAGTCGTTTGCTCTTGAACGAACCACTATGGCATCTTGTTTTACTTGCGAAACTGATCTAAATAGGTCTTCTGCTGTTAATTCATGTTCTTTGATTCTGTGTTCAGTTTTATTGGCAAAATCTAATGCTTGTTCCGCTTTTGTAACAGCTCCTTGGTCACAAGATATTCCGCCGCATTTTCTACAACCGGCGCCTCCACAAATGTCACAGCTATCACTTTCTTGACCACACATTTTTTCGTTTAGCTTAGGCAAATGTGATTCCAGATCTGATAGTTGACTCTGAATATCATCTAGCTttttatcattttcattttgtgTATTATTAAAGTTTGTATACTGCAATTCAATTAACCTGTCTGTATTTTTGATTTGCCTATCGGTA is a window from the Ostrinia nubilalis chromosome 7, ilOstNubi1.1, whole genome shotgun sequence genome containing:
- the LOC135073285 gene encoding laminin subunit beta-1-like, yielding MLVGSGRLISACRGRCDLFDAECILVKRPLPIDYDSPCANVRPEDDTVSTSLPANQRSVLVTPPVCLEKDKDTEIRIYLSRQDGCKEGYAGLLCDVCADNYFGDPIKRTCEKCECNDNTDITKPGNCDPYTGKCLQCLHIIQQVTIVKFVKKDITVMQSKKLVISVTALFLEQTLPEEIVMVSQVNVHCPCFNNVKGVNCDQCTDNHWRIAVGTGCDPCECDPIGSLSPQCNPYIGKCDCKPGHGGRQCDQCQENHWGDPNLECHECECDLRGSISQQCMRENGSCICKPGIGGYNCDLCARGYLGEAPDCYACGECFDNWDRLINDLRIQTDYAIGNASKIKVVGATGAYTRDFDEMTKKLAEVENMLQSAKMGQTTVKDLLSNISSLQDQLTSVEHKVKDANDNLNDITSKINLGNVTLDGLRNNIQNLKGKTIELGSNATKLQEANLDGALNLTREAKQIAVKASDEAEGVQTIIANTDRQIKNTDRLIELQYTNFNNTQNENDKKLDDIQSQLSDLESHLPKLNEKMCGQESDSCDICGGAGCRKCGGISCDQGAVTKAEQALDFANKTEHRIKEHELTAEDLFRSVSQVKQDAIVVRSRANDLFNRANDFKSSAERITNESLELTSELKEVLSNTSNTPADVRTLAQDILKLSISIESKEITELSHRINSTVSQLTNI